One window of Theropithecus gelada isolate Dixy chromosome 4, Tgel_1.0, whole genome shotgun sequence genomic DNA carries:
- the GJA1 gene encoding gap junction alpha-1 protein, whose protein sequence is MGDWSALGKLLDKVQAYSTAGGKVWLSVLFIFRILLLGTAVESAWGDEQSAFRCNTQQPGCENVCYDKSFPISHVRFWVLQIIFVSVPTLLYLAHVFYVMRKEEKLNKKEEELKVAQTDGVNVEMHLKQIEIKKFKYGIEEHGKVKMRGGLLRTYIISILFKSIFEVAFLLIQWYIYGFSLSAVYTCKRDPCPHQVDCFLSRPTEKTIFIIFMLVVSLVSLALNIIELFYVFFKGVKDRVKGKSDPYHATSGALSPTKDCGSQKYAYFNGCSSPTAPLSPMSPPGYKLVTGDRNNSSCRNYNKQASEQNWANYSAEQNRMGQAGSTISNSHAQPFDFPDDNQNSKKLAAGHELQPLAIVDQRPSSRASSRASSRPRPDDLEI, encoded by the coding sequence ATGGGTGACTGGAGCGCCTTAGGCAAACTCCTTGACAAGGTTCAAGCCTACTCAACTGCTGGAGGGAAGGTGTGGCTGTCAGTACTTTTCATTTTCCGAATCCTGCTACTGGGGACAGCGGTTGAGTCAGCCTGGGGAGATGAGCAGTCTGCCTTTCGTTGTAACACTCAACAACCTGGTTGTGAAAACGTCTGCTATGACAAGTCTTTCCCAATCTCTCATGTGCGCTTCTGGGTCCTGCAGATCATATTTGTGTCTGTGCCCACACTCTTGTACCTGGCTCATGTGTTCTATGTGATGCGAAAGGAAGAGAAACTGAACAAGAAAGAGGAGGAACTCAAGGTTGCCCAAACTGATGGTGTCAATGTGGAGATGCACTTGAAGCAGATTGAGATAAAGAAGTTCAAGTATGGTATTGAAGAGCATGGTAAAGTGAAAATGCGAGGGGGGTTGCTGCGAACCTACATCATCAGTATCCTCTTCAAGTCTATCTTTGAGGTGGCCTTCTTGCTGATCCAGTGGTACATCTATGGATTCAGCCTGAGTGCTGTTTACACTTGCAAAAGAGATCCCTGCCCACATCAGGTGGACTGTTTCCTCTCTCGCCCCACGGAGAAAaccatcttcatcatcttcatgCTGGTGGTGTCCTTGGTGTCCCTGGCCTTGAATATCATTGAactcttctatgttttcttcaagGGCGTTAAGGATCGGGTTAAGGGAAAGAGCGACCCTTACCATGCGACCAGTGGCGCACTGAGCCCCACCAAAGACTGTGGGTCTCAAAAATATGCTTATTTCAATGGCTGCTCCTCACCAACCGCTCCCCTCTCGCCTATGTCTCCTCCTGGGTACAAGCTGGTTACTGGCGACAGAAACAATTCTTCTTGCCGCAATTACAACAAGCAAGCAAGTGAGCAAAACTGGGCTAATTACAGTGCAGAACAAAATCGAATGGGGCAGGCGGGAAGCACCATTTCTAACTCCCATGCACAGCCTTTTGATTTCCCTGATGATAACCAGAATTCTAAAAAGCTAGCTGCTGGACACGAACTACAGCCACTAGCCATTGTGGACCAGCGACCTTCAAGCAGAGCCAGCAGTCGTGCCAGCAGCAGACCTCGGCCTGATGACCTGGAGATCTAG